One genomic region from Sphingobacterium multivorum encodes:
- a CDS encoding fasciclin domain-containing protein translates to MRKNLFFVHGVYTLLMTALLFACAKDKGYYSPISQEPTYKGNLYSYLKSKPGVYDSLVKVIDRVGLQKKLEDSTVTLFALTNANFQLAIQNLNNTLSVSDKPAQYLNSVKYEILDSLLCQYIIQGRIASDSLNSQDGKDVQGIRYGYPMHIGLNKQSSSGYINGGPTIVDFSDTRRSVFNRNWVTTETSSLNIQTDNAVVHVLNPDHVFGFNKFVSQIIYIPPPENLFIKFKGQGSASKETSGGPNAVEASKYVFDGNPETKFFLSSPGQFYLQWDFPVEVLANSYTLRSANDIQDRDPTDWTLQGLDGESGKWILLDSRQGEEFDERFQLRVFFFTNTKTYKAYRLNIARMHGGNDFQLADWTMNRNQ, encoded by the coding sequence ATGAGAAAGAACCTATTTTTTGTACACGGTGTATACACACTTTTAATGACGGCCCTGCTATTCGCTTGTGCTAAAGATAAAGGCTATTATTCGCCCATATCTCAAGAACCGACCTATAAGGGTAATTTATATAGTTATCTAAAAAGTAAACCTGGAGTATATGATTCTTTGGTGAAAGTGATCGACAGAGTCGGTCTGCAAAAAAAATTGGAAGACAGCACAGTGACGTTGTTTGCGTTGACCAATGCCAATTTTCAACTGGCTATTCAAAACCTGAACAATACCTTGAGTGTCTCTGATAAGCCTGCACAATATCTGAATTCAGTCAAGTATGAAATACTGGATTCACTGCTATGCCAGTATATTATCCAGGGCAGAATTGCGAGTGATTCTCTCAATAGTCAGGATGGCAAGGATGTTCAGGGCATTCGATACGGCTATCCAATGCATATTGGATTGAACAAACAATCTTCATCTGGATATATAAATGGCGGTCCTACGATTGTTGACTTTTCCGATACGAGAAGATCTGTTTTTAACCGCAACTGGGTAACGACCGAGACCAGCTCATTAAATATCCAAACAGACAATGCTGTTGTTCATGTGTTGAACCCTGACCACGTGTTTGGTTTCAATAAATTCGTTAGTCAGATCATCTATATCCCACCGCCAGAAAATCTTTTCATAAAATTCAAAGGGCAGGGTTCTGCGTCGAAGGAAACGTCGGGTGGACCAAATGCTGTCGAGGCATCAAAATATGTATTTGATGGTAATCCAGAAACAAAGTTCTTTTTATCAAGTCCGGGACAGTTCTATTTGCAATGGGATTTTCCTGTCGAAGTACTTGCTAACAGTTATACACTCCGGTCAGCAAATGATATTCAAGACCGGGATCCAACGGATTGGACCTTACAGGGACTTGATGGAGAAAGTGGGAAATGGATCTTATTGGACTCTCGACAAGGGGAGGAATTTGACGAAAGGTTTCAATTGCGTGTGTTCTTTTTTACAAATACAAAGACCTACAAAGCTTATCGTTTGAATATTGCACGTATGCATGGTGGTAACGATTTCCAGTTGGCAGATTGGACAATGAACCGTAATCAATAA
- a CDS encoding RagB/SusD family nutrient uptake outer membrane protein has product MKRYHLIFSVLLLFLLLLGGCKKMLDIDSSRTVKEENMWNALEDTRAGLMGIYGLTKAALDDNNAYWLYGEVRSGDFESPNRQDLKAIIKNDLKANYESLNALSNWRRWFAVVNAANIFMERAPGVREKDMRYTENNLVVDVAQARFLRAYAYFNMVRIWGDVPLILNSHDGNFENKPREDRLKLYAWIEKEMYDAAQLLPYSYSTGDEQQIGNYYNEASSRWNGALVRKLSVYAILAHLAAWQANYADAASYSQFVMDNYSKGGAYYLSTSFLTDGNGFFFEKRSEQMFSFPYIWAHVEASFTGHIEELTLAAPVVNKTVPDIYMPKETILKTFNEKKDQRFSIDTLGNPTTEVYFRNFNGKYPIFSKIKCIMGGSSDPTFRIFTSATVLTRLEDITLLRAEALAVLGEKSTAIELLNEIRERRGLKVYSETTNGDLVDAIFLERKRELMGEGQRWYDMIRREKIKHDNPQLAQLIANDGIYWPIAREILAQNKLIEQNTYWK; this is encoded by the coding sequence ATGAAAAGATATCATCTCATATTTAGTGTTTTGTTACTTTTCTTACTGCTTCTAGGGGGCTGTAAGAAAATGCTGGATATAGACTCTTCTCGTACGGTCAAGGAAGAGAATATGTGGAATGCTTTGGAAGACACACGTGCAGGCTTGATGGGAATTTATGGTTTAACCAAAGCGGCTCTGGACGACAATAATGCGTATTGGCTTTACGGCGAAGTTCGGTCGGGAGATTTTGAGAGTCCCAATCGGCAGGATCTCAAAGCAATTATTAAGAATGACCTCAAAGCGAATTATGAATCGCTAAATGCATTATCGAATTGGAGGCGTTGGTTTGCCGTGGTTAATGCTGCTAATATTTTTATGGAACGCGCACCGGGAGTAAGAGAAAAGGATATGCGGTACACTGAAAACAATTTGGTGGTGGATGTGGCTCAGGCTCGATTTCTACGTGCTTATGCTTATTTCAATATGGTCCGCATTTGGGGTGATGTACCCCTAATACTAAATTCTCATGATGGAAATTTTGAGAATAAACCCAGGGAGGATCGATTAAAACTGTATGCATGGATTGAAAAAGAAATGTATGATGCAGCCCAATTATTACCTTATTCCTATAGTACGGGTGATGAACAGCAAATTGGGAACTACTATAATGAAGCATCTTCAAGATGGAATGGGGCATTGGTCAGGAAACTTTCTGTCTATGCGATCCTAGCACATTTGGCTGCATGGCAAGCCAATTATGCGGATGCGGCTTCTTATTCACAATTTGTGATGGACAATTATAGTAAAGGGGGAGCCTATTACTTGTCTACTTCTTTTTTAACGGATGGCAATGGATTTTTCTTTGAGAAGCGTTCCGAGCAAATGTTCTCATTTCCTTATATATGGGCACATGTGGAGGCATCGTTTACAGGACATATCGAAGAGTTGACACTGGCTGCTCCTGTTGTCAATAAGACCGTGCCGGATATTTATATGCCAAAAGAAACGATCTTAAAAACATTCAACGAAAAGAAGGATCAACGGTTTAGTATCGATACACTGGGAAATCCTACGACAGAGGTATATTTCCGAAACTTCAACGGCAAGTATCCCATATTTAGCAAAATCAAATGTATTATGGGAGGTTCTTCGGATCCTACCTTCCGCATCTTTACCAGTGCGACAGTACTCACTCGTTTGGAAGACATTACGCTTTTGCGCGCCGAAGCGTTAGCGGTGTTGGGGGAAAAATCAACCGCCATTGAACTGCTCAATGAAATTAGAGAGCGGAGAGGGCTTAAAGTTTATAGTGAAACCACAAACGGAGATCTGGTTGATGCTATATTTTTAGAACGCAAGCGGGAATTGATGGGTGAAGGACAGCGATGGTATGATATGATTCGCCGGGAAAAGATAAAACATGACAATCCTCAATTAGCACAGTTGATCGCTAACGACGGAATTTATTGGCCAATTGCTCGAGAAATTCTCGCTCAAAATAAGTTGATTGAACAAAATACTTATTGGAAGTAA